The Candida orthopsilosis Co 90-125, chromosome 7 draft sequence genome has a window encoding:
- a CDS encoding Rpp1b acidic ribosomal protein (involved in regulation of translation elongation) — protein sequence MNKPYTKQPQGTYTMSSESSISYAALILADAEQEITSDKLLAITKAAGAQVDSIWADVFAQALEGKDLKELLFSFAAAAPAGGAAAGGAGAAAGGDAGAAPAEEAKEEEAAEESDDDMGFGLFD from the coding sequence ATGAATAAACCCTACACCAAACAACCACAAGGAACATATACAATGTCATCAGAATCATCAATCTCATACGCTGCATTGATCTTAGCTGACGCTGAGCAAGAAATCACCTCTGACAAATTATTGGCCATCACTAAAGCCGCCGGTGCTCAAGTTGATTCTATCTGGGCTGATGTTTTCGCTCAAGCTTTGGAAGGtaaagatttgaaagaattgttATTCTCTTTCGCTGCTGCTGCTCCAGCCGGTGGTGCTGCTGCCGgtggtgctggtgctgctgCCGGTGGTGATGCTGGCGCTGCTCCAGCTGAAGAGgctaaagaagaagaagctgCCGAAGAATCTGACGATGACATGGGATTCGGTTTATTCGATTAA
- a CDS encoding Ogg1 protein (S. cerevisiae homolog OGG1 has oxidized purine base lesion DNA N-glycosylase activity, has role in base-excision repair, AP site formation and localizes to mitochondrion) — translation MTMELKWNKLPLKEAEVSLAKVLRCGQTFRWKSINNVWSFAISDRIVLLRQDPDHIYYSQILAKQKSKAGDIPLHPVDENVSKSTLNFIQDYFALDVKLTDLYHQWKLNHKPYITTKVKQQSPFDLFSGIRTLRQDPWECLISFICSSNNNVKRISKMCDNLCINFGNHINDYGGISFYSFPGPRQLSADPSIETKLRELGFGYRAKYIYQTACKFTDDVNYPDINLDRLNGLRHASYEEAHEFLLQLTGVGPKVADCICLMSLDKSNIVPIDTHVYQIAVRDFKYKGGKKEVKTLNKAMHDDIRRFFQDIFGDYAGWAQSVLFAADLSDLNNGVNVIEVKREKMGGDKGVSVSVQQEIEGKEGEKSLSNAVKRVKSVKVESGNKRVKSIKTETSITVKS, via the coding sequence ATGACGATGGAACTTAAATGGAACAAGCTTCCACTCAAAGAAGCAGAAGTAAGTTTAGCAAAAGTGTTACGTTGTGGTCAAACTTTCCGATGGAAAAGTATAAATAATGTATGGTCATTTGCTATACTGGATCGAATAGTTTTATTACGACAAGATCCAGATCATATCTACTATTCACAGATATTGGCGAAACAGAAAAGCAAGGCAGGTGATATACCTTTACACCCTGTCGACGAGAATGTTTCGAAATCGACTCTCAACTTCATTCAGGATTACTTTGCCCTTGATGTGAAATTAACAGATTTGTACCACCAAtggaaattgaatcataAACCCTATATCACTACTAAAGTGAAGCAGCAATCgccatttgatttgttcaGTGGCATACGCACACTAAGACAAGATCCTTGGGAATGTCTCATTTCATTCATTTGTTCATCGAACAATAATGTTAAACGAATCCTGAAAATGTGCGATAATTTATGTATAAATTTTGGCAACCACATCAATGATTATGGTGGAATTTCGTTTTATTCCTTTCCCGGTCCACGACAGCTATCAGCCGATCCTTCAATAGAGACGAAGTTACGAGAATTGGGATTCGGATATCGTGCCAAGTACATTTATCAAACTGCATGTAAATTCACTGATGATGTAAACTACCCCGATATAAATCTTGATAGATTGAATGGTTTACGTCATGCATCCTATGAAGAAGCCCATGAATTTTTATTACAATTAACAGGTGTGGGGCCCAAAGTGGCTGATTGCATATGTTTAATGTCATTAgataaatcaaatattgTCCCTATTGATACTCatgtttatcaaattgcCGTTCGTGACTTCAAATACAAAGGTGGTAAAAAGGAGGTCAAGACATTGAATAAAGCAATGCATGATGATATAAGACGGTTTTTCCAAGATATATTTGGTGATTATGCTGGTTGGGCACAATCGGTTTTGTTTGCTGCTGATTTAtctgatttgaataatggCGTCAATGTTATTGAGGTaaagagagagaaaatGGGTGGTGATAAGGGTGTTAGTGTGAGTGTTCAGCAGGAAATTGAGGGTAAGGAGGGAGAAAAGAGTTTGAGTAATGCAGTTAAGAGGGTTAAATCGGTAAAGGTGGAATCAGGGAATAAAAGAGTCAAAAGCATAAAGACAGAAACCTCAATCACTGTCAAGTCATGA
- a CDS encoding Clb4 B-type mitotic cyclin, giving the protein MRSYKAVNDENKLSQHLRAKSDIYNSSAPFSSGGGLNNASIHNSTKTVSGSNYKSTRSSDSHLGSSHREVLSDLTAQENYKSRLKTQQPAQPSHSQPPLQQSYPYARHQHSSSNSNSSIGSGVATSGATLSQSKLQIYKQATQNLHHYKKPKLENVLHREFADSTDEDLRSTSDEAAEPSDDKENRNPSVTQSQSQLHLQHQQQHKYQHHHQHLHDLHNRIHDEVRYHQQQQPLRSRDKYEMHFREELDEEEFTNEEVDSNYNPEEEEDDELRNQIAVKQSITRDSVAELYSRDARNDEDLQTEKEVSMETTIKHDDSSSTHEQDEAHHQHQQQQQQQAPSRSYSHSTRQHRTESITPMKPLWDLSIKMELRRVVDKFSRTTLDENDEDTYDASMVAEYSPEIFNYMRSLEEKYRPDPHYMDNLQDELRWGMRAVLIDWVVQVHGKFNLLPETLFLTVNYIDRFLSKRKVSLTRFQLVGAVAFFIAAKYEEINCPTVQEVAFMADNAYSIDEFLKAERFMIDVLEFDMGWPGPMSFLRRTSKADDYDYETRTLAKYFLEITIMDARFVASPPSWLAAGAQYLSRVLLNRGEWTEAHAFYSGYTERQLRPLAEQLLENCRYAEKNHKAIFEKYSEKRFKKSSLFVKEYFENFQ; this is encoded by the coding sequence ATGAGGTCATATAAAGCTGTCAATGATGAGAATAAGCTAAGTCAGCATCTTAGAGCAAAGTCAGACATTTACAATCTGAGTGCACCTTTTAGCTCTGGTGGTGGTCTCAATAATGCAAGCATTCACAACTCCACCAAAACCGTGTCTGGGTCCAATTACAAATCGACAAGACTGTCTGATTCACATTTGGGCTCACTGCACAGAGAAGTATTGAGTGATTTAACTGCACAGGAGAATTATAAATCGCGTCTCAAGACACAGCAACCAGCACAACCATCGCATCTGCAACCGCCACTACAACAGTCGTATCCATATGCTCGCCACCAGCACAGTAGCAGCAATAGCAACAGCAGTATCGGAAGTGGCGTAGCTACTTCAGGCGCTACTTTAAGCCAATCAAAGTTACAGATCTACAAACAGGCAACACAAAATCTCCATCACTAtaagaaaccaaaattggaGAATGTATTGCATAGAGAGTTTGCTGATTCCACAGATGAGGATTTGAGAAGTACGTCTGATGAAGCAGCTGAACCAAGTGACGATAAGGAGAATAGAAATCCACTGGTGACACAATCTCAATCACAATTGCATTtacaacatcaacagcagcatAAATACcaacaccaccatcaacatcttcatgACCTTCATAATAGAATACACGATGAGGTGAGATACCaccaacagcagcagccaTTACGTTCACGCGACAAATATGAAATGCATTTCAGAGAGGAGttggatgaagaagagtttACAAATGAAGAGGTAGACAGTAACTACAATCctgaagaggaagaggatgatgaattaCGAAATCAAATTGCTGTCAAACAAAGTATTACCAGAGACAGTGTAGCAGAGCTCTACTCTAGGGACGCTAGgaatgatgaagatttacaaACTGAAAAGGAGGTTTCAATGGAGACAACGATTAAACATGATGACAGCCTGTCTACCCACGAACAAGATGAAGCGCATcaccagcaccaacaacaacaacagcagcaagCCCCCTCAAGGTCATATTCTCACTCCACTCGTCAGCATCGAACTGAAAGTATTACCCCCATGAAACCATTATGGGATTTATCCATCAAGATGGAGTTGCGAAGAGTAGttgacaaattttcaagaactacattggatgaaaatgatgaagatactTATGATGCATCAATGGTTGCTGAATATTCTCCagaaatattcaattatatGCGCAGTTTGGAAGAAAAGTATAGACCAGACCCACACTATATGGACAATCTCCAAGATGAGTTGAGATGGGGAATGAGAGCAGTGTTGATTGACTGGGTGGTTCAAGTACACGGTAAATTCAACCTACTCCCCGAAACGCTTTTCCTTACTGTCAACTATATTGACCGATTTCTTTCCAAACGTAAAGTTTCATTGACTAGATTCCAATTGGTTGGTGCAGTTGCATTTTTTATTGCTGCTAAATACGAAGAGATCAATTGCCCTACAGTACAAGAGGTAGCATTCATGGCTGATAATGCTTATTCGATAGACGAATTCCTAAAAGCCGAACGCTTCATGATTGATgttcttgaatttgatatgGGATGGCCTGGTCCAATGTCTTTTCTTCGACGTACATCCAAAGCCGATGATTATGATTACGAAACTAGAACATTAGCCAAATATTTCTTGGAAATAACTATAATGGATGCTCGATTTGTTGCGTCACCACCAAGTTGGTTAGCTGCCGGTGCCCAATATCTTTCACGGGTATTGTTGAATCGTGGTGAGTGGACAGAAGCACATGCCTTTTATAGTGGATATACTGAACGGCAATTGAGACCTTTGGCAGagcaattgttggaaaattgtCGATATGCGGAGAAGAATCATAAAGcgatatttgaaaaatatctGGAGaaaagattcaaaaaaagTTCATTGTTTGTTAAGGAGTACTTTGAAAACTTTCAGTAG
- a CDS encoding Rpl5 ribosomal protein L5 encodes MPFQKEQKSSAYHSRFQTPFRRRQEGKTDYYQRKRLVTQHKAKYNTPKYRLVVRFTNKDIIAQIVSAQITGDVVFTAAYAHELPRYGIKHGLTNWSAAYAVGLLVARRALQKLGLDETYQGVEEVEGEYELTEAVEDGPRPFKVFLDIGLQRTTTGARVFGVLKGASDGGLYVPHSANRFPGWDIEAEELDAELLRKYIFGGHISEYMEELMDDDEEKYRTLFKNYIADEIEAEDVEEIYTNAHEKIREDPSFKPTEKKFTKEQYAAESKKYRQTKLSKAERDAKVAKKIAEFQAEN; translated from the coding sequence ATGCCTTtccaaaaagaacaaaaatcATCTGCTTACCACTCCAGATTCCAAACTCCTTTCCGTAGAAGACAAGAAGGTAAAACCGACTACTACCAAAGAAAGAGATTGGTTACTCAACACAAGGCCAAGTACAACACTCCAAAGTACAGATTGGTTGTTAGATTCACCAACAAAGACATCATTGCTCAAATTGTCAGTGCTCAAATCACTGGTGATGTTGTCTTCACTGCTGCTTACGCTCACGAATTGCCAAGATATGGTATCAAGCACGGTTTAACCAACTGGTCAGCTGCTTATGCTGTTGGTTTATTGGTTGCTAGAAGAGCTTTGCAAAAATTAGGTTTGGATGAAACCTACCAAggtgttgaagaagttgaaggtgAATATGAATTGACCGAAGCTGTTGAAGATGGACCAAGACCATTCAAGGTCTTTTTGGACATTGGTTTGCAAAGAACCACCACTGGTGCTAGAGTGTTCGGTGTCTTGAAAGGTGCTTCCGATGGTGGATTATATGTTCCTCACTCAGCAAACAGATTCCCAGGTTGGGATATCGAAgctgaagaattggatgctgaattgttgagaaaATACATTTTCGGTGGCCACATTTCTGAATACATGGAAGAATTGATggacgatgatgaagaaaaatacAGAACTTTGTTCAAGAACTATATtgctgatgaaattgaagctGAAGacgttgaagaaatttacACCAATGCTCATGAAAAAATCAGAGAAGATCCATCTTTCAAACCAactgaaaagaaattcacCAAGGAACAATATGCTGCTGAATCAAAGAAATACAGACAAACTAAATTGTCCAAGGCTGAAAGGGATGCTAAGGTTGCTAAGAAGATTGCTGAATTCCAAGCTGAAAACTAG
- a CDS encoding Lpi9 protein (S. cerevisiae homolog GIP3 has protein phosphatase type 1 regulator activity, protein phosphatase 1 binding and has role in regulation of phosphoprotein phosphatase activity, chromosome segregation) yields MSEPSSSPVHNKNDLPTQPTTQPTIQNHNTSNITITNPHQKPPCEEMKTGVANDDVDWLFRGKSKKIVKKLASSNEQKDAKAQEDNNKNKDTSQNETTSEGKKSQENALAHSGNDTTQSPPSQQRRRSSERAQEAAPSSPQAHKSGSNETTTASTTPTTPAAPTPPATPTSSQTEKSSKLDRLIGRSRSSSASSVQQSKTQQPPVPASSIANNKRRSSSFNFVSPSLTSDLVYNDHDEALISRKAAGSSPSTSLAGSPGVTRSNSGKKGLFSSLSSKFKSSSSTSQQQHQQSATQQHTPKSPSQAPVSPKLNPSLIGSGANPKKHEDLISMTDKLPAGMGIPTRRRSSSNSKSGAGSLFKDSYQDENPISSSPSESRGFFRRRSSAAPLSRTASAPSRPQRIVLNKNKGRKPIPLKDLKDVKLRRVSFAIDKLEYDPQQQIPSRRPKKGNVLIPQDLNAPPPRLCLGIASNDGNKDGQGQTPQYSERDVALAIDAQKRALAEAEKHSYEAHLQAKRIAQEVANFRPSKFKLKEGDVAEVEEEEEEEIDAKVSHRKLANDAQIDQPLHIHEQHFDDEPKQLGKEMTLETIYTRCCHLREILPIPATLKQLKNKYAPLEVLKMLNPKPTLIDVLSFSDFIGITPINAVIFDNVTMTTEMLKIILGCLTRNKALEKLSLRNVAIDSHGWKLLCAFLAQNKTVKKLDISQQRIKSDASPECIRGNLNWNLFTQSIVYRGGIEELVINGCKLPDDAFNELINNAVKIATRRLGVASIEMNTTKAQTVANYVSDPNANCVGVDIAFNDLSQGQLKPFIEAFNRGNDKLMFLSINSTHLTDVNETAALLKSLINVKMLRFFDMSSIPDVFPDIIASLAEYLPQYSNLRRLHLDLNELSAQAIGSIAMFLHRVPNLVHLSLLGNRNLNHSAAANLYSAVKQSTTLFALDLDYDLVSDELSQRIAFYLMRNMDMSLNTQYPMTSLNKEEDLMYDGSLLMETAEKLLSEMDHSEKKEDYKIQQIVSNAMLERTRAIRKEIHTAIDDLFAKRASGQLSFEGKESLVRFCLLDSSLEKILDTFEEHAQKVVLTDGESEQQLKPMKHQTPEIKVHAEPDSLHQNSTELISAGPILSPRSSSFQPVTSYFTSNDVNLTPHQVVVESNDEGKDVIIDKITGRPVLMRSASQSSLHAKQQEIEEGEFHKLGIFMQSRENPTEANKDSGIRKGIPLLNSLPSGSELRDAIIAAKGIENVDDLIGKINNNKIGLEILDNAKNEEVKVHAQQEQQLSQHDASITPQQDFNRDVSSEESKDEALNPVVDEVYDKLLNDAERVRQKQEAQH; encoded by the coding sequence ATGCTGGAGCCAAGCTCGTCGCCGGTCCACAACAAGAATGACCTTCCCACACAACCAACAACGCAACCAACGATACAAAATCACAACACTAGCAACATAACGATTACCAACCCCCATCAGAAGCCACCTTGTGAAGAAATGAAAACAGGTGTCgccaatgatgatgttgattggTTATTTCGtggaaaatcaaaaaagatTGTCAAGAAATTGGCATCCAGTAATGAACAGAAGGATGCAAAGGCTCAAGAGgacaataacaaaaataaagataCATCACAAAATGAAACTACATCGGAGGGGAAGAAGTCACAAGAGAATGCACTTGCACATTCTGGAAATGACACAACTCAATCGCCTCCACTGCAACAAAGAAGACGCTCGAGTGAGAGGGCTCAAGAAGCAGCTCCATCTAGTCCACAAGCACACAAGTCGGGATCCAATGAGACAACTACAGCATCTACCACACCTACAACACCCGCTGCGCCAACCCCACCTGCTACTCCCACTAGCTCCCAAACCGAAAAATCGTCAAAACTAGATAGGTTGATTGGACGTTCTCGATCTTCTTCTGCATCTTCTGTGCAACAGTCAAAAACACAGCAACCTCCGGTACcagcatcatcaatagccaacaacaaaagacGCAGTAGCagttttaattttgttctGCCCTCGTTAACCAGTGACTTGGTGTACAATGACCATGATGAAGCATTGATTTCTCGGAAAGCAGCTGGTTCCTCTCCATCCACGTCATTGGCTGGTTCTCCTGGGGTAACCCGCTCCAATAGTGGGAAAAAGGGTTTATTCAGCTCGTTATCTTCGAAGTTCAAGAGTCTGTCATCCACGTCACAAcagcagcaccaacaaTCAGCAACACAGCAGCATACTCCCAAATCTCCATCACAGGCCCCAGtatcaccaaaattgaaccCGAGTTTAATTGGATCAGGTGCAAATCCAAAAAAACACGAAGATTTGATATCCATGACTGATAAATTGCCTGCAGGTATGGGCATTCCAACACGCAGGAGAAGCTCAAGTAACTCAAAATCAGGAGCTGGGCTGTTGTTTAAAGATTCTTATCAGGATGAGAATCCAATAAGCTCTTCCCCGAGCGAGAGTAGAGGTTTTTTCAGAAGGAGATCTTCAGCAGCGCCGCTTTCAAGAACGGCTTCGGCACCTTCAAGACCACAGCGGATagtgttgaacaaaaataaGGGTAGAAAGCCTATTCCTTTGAAAGACTTGAAAGATGTCAAACTTCGTCGTGTTTCTTTTGCCATTGATAAGTTGGAGTATGatcctcaacaacaaattccaTCTAGAAGACCCAAAAAGGGTAATGTGCTAATACCACAGGATCTCAATGCCCCACCACCTAGACTATGTTTGGGTATAGcttcaaatgatggaaaCAAAGACGGCCAGGGACAGACTCCTCAATATAGTGAGAGAGATGTGGCATTAGCTATTGATGCGCAAAAGAGAGCCTTGGCTGAGGCAGAAAAACATTCATACGAAGCACATTTACAAGCTAAAAGAATCGCTCAAGAAGTGGCAAATTTCAGACCatcaaaatttaaattgaaagaaggCGATGTTGCTGAGGttgaggaagaggaagaagaagagattGATGCTAAAGTTAGTCATCGAAAATTGGCAAACGATGCTCAAATCGATCAACCATTGCATATACATGAACAGCATTTTGATGACGAACCTAAACAATTGGGCAAAGAAATGACGTTGGAGACAATTTACACCAGATGTTGCCATTTGAGAGAAATCTTACCAATCCCTGCtactttgaaacaattgaaaaataagTACGCTCCATTGGAAGTATTGAAGATGCTTAATCCAAAACCtacattgattgatgtCTTGTCATTTTCTGATTTTATTGGCATCACCCCGATTAATGCAGTGATTTTTGACAATGTCACAATGACCACAgagatgttgaagataatCCTAGGTTGTTTGACTCGAAACAAGGCGTTAGAGAAACTTTCTTTACGCAATGTTGCCATTGATAGCCATGGGTGGAAGTTACTTTGCGCATTTTTGGCACAAAATAAAACTGTCAAGAAGTTGGATATTTCGCAACAGCGTATTAAATCAGATGCTAGTCCTGAATGTATTAGAggaaatttgaattggaacTTATTCACCCAGTCAATTGTGTACCGGGGaggaattgaagaattggtgATTAATGGGTGCAAGTTACCTGATGATGCGTTCAACGAGTTGATCAACAATGCAGTTAAAATTGCAACTAGAAGATTAGGTGTCGCATCGATCGAAATGAATACAACCAAGGCACAAACTGTGGCCAATTATGTCAGCGACCCCAATGCCAATTGTGTTGGAGTTGATATTGCATTTAACGATTTGAGTCAGGGCCAACTAAAACCATTTATCGAAGCCTTTAATCGTGGTAATGACAAATTGATGTTTCTTTCTATTAACTCAACCCACTTAACTGATGTAAATGAGACTGCTGCGTTGTTAAAGAGTTTAATCAATGTGAAAATGTTGCGGTTCTTTGATATGAGTTCGATACCCGATGTGTTTCCTGATATTATTGCATCATTGGCTGAATATCTACCTCAATACTCTAACTTGCGAAGGCTTCATCTCGATTTGAATGAGTTGTCAGCGCAGGCCATTGGATCTATTGCTATGTTTTTACACAGGGTCCCTAATTTGGTTCATCTATCACTTTTGGGGAACCGAAACCTAAACCATTCAGCCGCGGCCAATTTATATTCAGCGGTTAagcaatcaacaacattattTGCTTTGGACCTTGATTATGATTTAGTTAGTGATGAATTATCCCAACGGATTGCGTTTTATCTCATGAGAAATATGGACATGTCATTGAATACGCAATATCCTATGACATCATTGAACAAGGAAGAGGATCTTATGTATGATGGTTCTTTGTTAATGGAAACGGCtgagaaattgttgagtgAGATGGATCATTctgaaaagaaggaagatTACaagattcaacaaattgtatCCAACGCTATGCTTGAAAGAACGAGGGCAATTCGAAAGGAAATTCATACAGCAATTGACGATTTGTTTGCCAAAAGAGCTAGTGGACAGTTGTCTTTTGAAGGCAAGGAAAGCCTTGTCAGGTTTTGTTTACTCGATTCATCGTTGGAAAAAATACTAGACACTTTTGAAGAACATGCACAAAAGGTAGTATTAACGGATGGAGAATCAGAGCAGCAGCTAAAACCAATGAAGCATCAAACTCCAGAAATCAAGGTTCATGCTGAGCCCGACTCGTTGCATCAAAACTCAACCGAGTTAATCAGTGCCGGTCCTATATTGTCACCACGATCATCAAGTTTCCAGCCAGTTACATCATATTTCACCTCTAATGACGTGAATTTAACTCCTCatcaagttgttgttgaatccAACGATGAAGGTAAAGATGTCATAATTGACAAGATTACTGGACGTCCTGTACTCATGAGATCAGCTAGTCAAAGTAGTCTTCATGCCAAGCagcaagaaattgaagaagggGAGTTTCACAAACTTGGAATATTCATGCAACTGAGAGAAAACCCAACTGAAGCCAATAAAGATAGCGGCATTCGAAAAGGGATCCCATTGTTGAACTCGTTACCTTCTGGCTCAGAATTGAGAGATGCAATTATTGCTGCTAAAGGTATAGAAAATGTCGATGATTTGATCGGTAAGattaataataataaaattggtcttgaaattttggacAATGCTAAGAATGAGGAGGTGAAGGTACATGCGCAACAGGAACAACAGCTTCTGCAGCATGACGCTTCCATAACACCACAGCAAGATTTCAACCGTGATGTTAGCTCAGAGGAATCCAAAGATGAGGCATTGAACCCAGTGGTTGATGAAGTGTATgacaagttgttgaatgatgcTGAACGTGTTAGGCAGAAACAAGAGGCGCAACATTAA
- a CDS encoding Isu1 h (protein with similarity to NifU) has protein sequence MISRSIIRNSRNLLRSQTTTIAKQTIPALSHLSPTTASTTSSSTISAFNNTLFKRSYHEKVIDHYENPRNVGTLNKNDNDVGTGLVGAPACGDVMRLQIKVDEKTGKIEDVKFKTFGCGSAIASSSYATELVKGKTLDEALAIKNTFIAQELSLPPVKLHCSMLAEDAIKSAVKDYRSKRLVKKPTLGPEATTTEPATANVTA, from the coding sequence ATGATTTCAAGGTCAATTATTAGAAACTCAAGAAACTTACTCAGATCACAAACCACAACTATTGCCAAACAAACTATACCAGCACTTTCACACTTGTCGCCAACAACTGcctcaacaacatcatcgtCAACTATATCCGCCTTCAACAATACTTTGTTCAAGAGATCATATCATGAAAAAGTTATTGATCACTATGAAAATCCAAGAAATGTTGGTACTTTAAACAAGAATGATAATGATGTAGGTACCGGTTTGGTTGGTGCTCCAGCTTGTGGTGATGTTATGAGATTACAAATTAAAGTTGACGAAAAGACTGgtaaaattgaagatgtcaaattcaagaCTTTTGGTTGTGGTTCAGCAATTGCTAGTAGTTCATATGCCACGGAATTGGTCAAGGGTAAGACTTTGGATGAAGCATTGGCTATTAAAAACACTTTTATTGCTCAAGAGTTGTCTTTACCTCCTGTCAAGTTGCATTGTTCAATGTTGGCTGAAGATGCTATCAAATCAGCAGTTAAAGATTACAGATCAAAGAGATTGGTGAAGAAGCCAACTTTGGGTCCAGAGGCTACTACGACTGAACCAGCTACTGCTAATGTCACTGCTTAA